From Lolium perenne isolate Kyuss_39 chromosome 5, Kyuss_2.0, whole genome shotgun sequence, a single genomic window includes:
- the LOC127298750 gene encoding methylcrotonoyl-CoA carboxylase subunit alpha, mitochondrial, protein MASRLLRLHSQLRRRRHGASPALPRLLSSSSASAPDPPKVDKVLVANRGEIACRVMRTARRLGIPTVAVYSDADRAALHVRAADQAVRLGPAPARQSYLNAAAIVDAALRTGAKAIHPGYGFLSESADFAQLCESEGLTFIGPPPSAIRDMGDKSASKRIMGAAGVPLVPGYHGADQDIELLKLEADKIGYPVLIKPTHGGGGKGMRIVQGPDDFVDSVLSAQREAAASFGIDTLLIEKYITQPRHIEVQVFGDKHGNAIHLYERDCSLQRRHQKIIEEAPAPNVTTEFRAHIGKAAVSAAKAVGYYSAGTVEFIVDTLSGEFYFMEMNTRLQVEHPVTEMIVGQDLVEWQIRVANGERLPLSQEQVPLNGHAFEARIYAENVPRGFLPATGTLHHYQPVPSSTTVRVETGVEQGDTVSMHYDPMIAKLVVWGESRNAALVKLKNSLSNFQIAGLPTNIAFLQELAGHSAFERGLVDTHFIERYKNDLLNSSAKASGEAHDAAARGAMLAAACICRKDHIISEESLRDKTLSVWYSRPPFRMHHSAKRLMEFEFDKELEGSSDELLKLLITYRSDGSYFIETEDGSSPGLDIKVDDKGEQDFRVDIGGVQTDVTLAFYSKDNSKHIHIWHGKHHHHYRQTIRTEELLADSSQPSHVSEGRSHPKGSVLAPMAGLVVKVLLEDGAQVDDNQPVMVIEAMKMEHVVKAPRAGYIEGLKATPGQQVFDSSVLFTVKDKSTN, encoded by the exons ATGGCCtcccgcctcctccgcctccacagccagctccggcgccgccgccaCGGCGCGAGCCCCGCTCTACCcaggctcctctcctcctcctctgcctctgcCCCGGACCCGCCGAAGGTCGACAAGGTGCTGGTGGCGAACCGGGGCGAGATCGCGTGCCGGGTCATGCGCACCGCGCGCCGGCTCGGCATCCCCACCGTCGCCGTCTACAGCGACGCCGACCGCGCCGCGCTGCACGTGCGCGCCGCCGACCAGGCCGTCAGGCTCGGCCCGGCACCCGCGCGCCAGAGCTACCtcaacgccgccgccatcgtcgacGCCGCGCTCCGCACCGGCGCAAAG GCTATCCACCCTGGCTACGGTTTCCTTTCAGAGAGCGCTGATTTCGCGCAGCTCTGTGAATCCGAGGGGCTTACGTTCATTGGGCCTCCACCATCTGCAATCCGAGATATGGGTGATAAGAG tgcaTCAAAGAGGATCATGGGTGCTGCTGGCGTACCGCTTGTTCCAGGCTACCATGGGGCTGACCAAGATATCGAGTTGCTAAAACTTGAGGCTGATAAGATTGGATATCCAGTTTTGATAAAGCCTACCCATGGTGGAGGGGGCAAG GGGATGAGAATCGTTCAAGGGCCTGATGACTTCGTGGATTCTGTACTGAGTGCTCAACGTGAAGCGGCGGCATCATTTGGTATAGACACGCTCTTGATCGAGAAGTATATTACTCAACCCAGACATATAGAAGTCCAG GTATTTGGTGACAAACATGGAAATGCTATACACCTTTACGAGAGAGACTGTAGTCTACAAAGAAGGCATCAGAAGATTATCGAGGAAGCACCAGCT CCAAATGTGACAACAGAGTTTCGGGCTCATATTGGTAAAGCGGCCGTGTCTGCTGCGAAG GCAGTTGGTTACTACAGTGCTGGAACAGTGGAGTTTATTGTGGATACTCTTTCAGGAGAATTCTATTTCATGGAGATGAATACTCGACTGCAG GTTGAACACCCAGTAACAGAGATGATCGTTGGTCAAGATCTTGTGGAGTGGCAAATACGTGTTGCAAATGGAGAACGCTTACCATTATCTCAGGAGCAGGTCCCATTAAATG GACATGCATTTGAAGCCCGAATATACGCTGAAAATGTTCCAAGAGGATTTCTTCCTGCAACAGGAACTTTACATCACTATCAACCAGTTCCGTCTTCCACAACAG TAAGAGTTGAAACTGGAGTTGAACAAGGAGATACTGTCAGCATGCATTATGATCCCATGATAGCCAAACTCGTAGTTTGGGGTGAAAGTCGCAATGCTGCACTAGTCAAGCTAAAGAACTCCTTGTCAAACTTTCAG ATTGCAGGTTTGCCTACAAATATTGCTTTCCTTCAAGAACTCGCGGGCCATAGTGCATTTGAAAGAGGCCTAGTTGATACACATTTCATTGAGCGGTACAAAAATGATCTTTTAAATTCTTCTGCTAAGGCCTCGGGTGAAGCACATGATGCAGCTGCGCGTGGTGCAATGTTGGCTGCAGCCTGCATTTGCAGAAAGGATCACATTATCTCTGAAGAATCCCTTC GTGACAAGACACTTTCTGTATGGTATTCCCGTCCACCTTTCAGAATGCATCACTCGGCGAAGCGTCTAATGGAATTTGAGTTTGATAAAGAACTTGAGGGGTCGAGTGATGAGCTTCTCAAATTGTTGATTACATATAGATCTGATGGAAGCTACTTCATCGAG ACTGAAGATGGCTCTTCTCCTGGCTTGGATATCAAAGTAGATGATAAGGGTGAACAGGATTTCCGGGTTGATATTGGTGGTGTGCAAACAGACGTGACATTAGCATTTTATTCAAAG GATAATAGCAAACATATACACATCTGGCATGGGAAGCATCATCATCATTACAGGCAGACCATAAGAACTGAGGAGTTACTTGCTGATAGTTCTCAACCTAGCCATGTTTCCGAGGGAAGGTCACATCCAAAAGGAAGTGTTTTGGCGCCAATGGCTGGTTTGGTTGTGAAGGTTTTGCTTGAGGATGGGGCACAGGTGGATGATAATCAGCCTGTCATGGTTATAGAAGCAATGAAGATGGAG CATGTTGTGAAGGCGCCTCGCGCTGGTTACATAGAAGGGCTGAAGGCCACTCCTGGACAACAAGTTTTTGACTCCAGTGTCCTTTTCACTGTCAAG GATAAGAGCACAAACTGA